In Candidatus Poribacteria bacterium, the DNA window AATGGATTTAACGGGCAAGGCATTCATCTGCATTCAAAATTCACCGAAAATCTCACATCCAATCTATCACTGACGCGTTCATTTAATTTTCTCGATATAGACTTAAATGCGATTGTCTCAGAGACTACTGTTACAGGTGAACACGGTGAACTCATCACTAAATACAAGGATTCTCTCGAGTATAACTTAAAGGTTAGTGTCCCAGTCTATACCCTTCGCGAAGACGTGTCCTACAAGCTAACACCTACGCTCCAGCTTGAACCCGGGTTTCTTCTCGCCTTCAGTCCAGCAAACAGTACGGAGCATTCCAGTTTTCCGGCATTTGAAGAAGAAGTGCCAGATGACGAGACAGTGAGCGAATTAATGCAGACGGATCCCACCAAAGTAACGTTTGACGATGATGGAACCCCGCGGATACGCACGACTGAAACCAGAGACTACGAATTTGGACACGATTTACAACGCGCCGAAGGCTATCTACAAACACGATACGACCCGCTACCCGCGCTTTCAGTCGCACTCGGTGCCCGGGTCGATTACTTGGATGTGATAGAGCAGCTTTCCATTCAACCGCGTGGGAGTATAAGTATCAAACTTCCGATCGGTTCTAACCTCCGATTCGCGTATGGACATTATGAGCAGAGTCCGCAACTGTCCGAGCTGCTATCAGAGAATGGGAACGCAGCGTTAAAATCAAGTCTCACACGCCACTATATCATGGAAATAGAACACGAACTTTCATCACGCACCGAATTCAAGTTTGCTACCTACTACAAAGACATGCAGAAACTGATAACACTCGATGATGTCTCAAATTATCTCAATCAAGGCGTTGGGTACGTCGGTGGTGCTGAATTGTTCCTACGCCACCGAGTTCCAGATAAATTCTTTGGCTGGATTTCGTATGCCTACACGCACGCCGAGCGTCGAGAAAATCCTGATGTTACATATCAACCTTACCTTTTCGATAACACACATATCGTTAGCATTGTGGCAAACTATAACTTTAACCCAGATTTTGAGATCGGCGCGAAGTGGCAGTATCTCAGCGGCACCGCCGAAGCACCTATCAGCTCTATCGTTCTCATCCAAGATCCGGTGACGCGCGGATTGAACCCCCTCTTCGCAAGTTTTAGCCGTGTCTTAGGTGCTAAACTGACCCCCTATCACAAGTTGGATTTACGAATAAGTCGGAAATGGAACTTCATGGGCATGAAGGTAGGCGGATTTATTGAAATTCTCAATGTATACAATCGCAAAAATACCATTGAGTTTATCCAGAATGAAGGAACATTTGAAGTACAAGGCGAGGAAGTCACAATTGAAGAACACGAGGTCGGAACAGCGAGGCAACTTCCATTGCTGCCTTATGTTGGGTTGACGCTTGAATTTTAATCGAATCCAGGATTAAATCAAGTTATCTGTTTTTGCATTGATAAAGTGTATGTTTCACCATATTTGATGCTTTTCTACAATGAATCTTATGTCAACCGGAAATCCGATTAAACGTTAGATAATATTAGTACAACAAGTGAGGGACTAACCACTGCATGAAGTTAAAATTCGTCATAGTTCTGTTTGCATTTACTACCATGTCTACATCTGTTCTTGCGCAAACCGGTGATATTCAGGGAACCGTTTATCAGCGAAGTACTGGGAAACCCCTCGCATCCGCTGATGTCCGTATTACCGAAACAAAACACACTCAAAAAACTGATAAAAATGGTGTCTTCCAATTCACAGAACTCCCCGAAGGCACCTATACCTTTGTTGTTACACATCCGCTTGAAACCACACCTACCTCAATCTCGGTTGCGATCAGCAGCGGGGATACCACCGAAATTAAAATTTACTTAGGCGAGGCAGTAAAGTTAGAAACAATTGTTGTAGAGGGGAAACGTCTTCCGCCGACGATCAGTCGCAAAGACATCCGCGGTAGTGAACTTCTACGGATTCCAGGTGCTGCCAACGACGCACTCAAAGGACTAACAACACTGCCGAGTATCGGCATTCCAAACGATTATTTTGGGGTTCTCTATATCCGAGGTAGTGAACCGGGCTCCAACCTCTATTATCTGGATCGAACGCCGTTGGGTTATCCATTCCATTGGGGTGGCTTGCTTTCGACAATCAGCTCAGAAACTATTGAAAGAATTGACATCTACGCGGGCGGATACGGTGCTGAGTTCGGATTAGATTCGCAAGCCGTGCTTGACATCCACGCCCGCGATAGCATCAAGGAACGATTAGATGGAAAGTTCAACCTGAATATCCTCTATTCTGAAGGGTTGCTTGAAGGTAGGATCGGAGATAACGGCTATATTTCTGTCTCTGGACGGCGAAGCTACTTTGATTTCATCGTAGGCCCGATTATTGAAAGCCAGACAGGATCAGAGCAACAATTCCCTTATTTTTCCGATTATCAGTTGAAGTTTGCTTATCCGCTCACTGAAAAGCATCATCTTACACTTAACGCATTTGCCGCAACAGACCATTTTGACTTTCAAGAGGGAGAAATAGAAGATGATATAGACGCACACTTTGAAAGAGCTACCTTCTATTTCAAAAATGGTTTTAACGGGCAAGGCATCCACCTCCATTCAAATTTTACCGATAATTTCACATCCAATTTTTCATTTACACGCGCCTTCAATTTCCTGAATGTAGACCTTAAAGATCCTGATGTGGTGTCTTACGAATTGGAAAACGGCGATTTTAAACTGGAGGACGGTAAATTAGTAGCGGAAGAGATCATCTACAATTCCTATGATGTGAAGGTCAAGGTGCCGGTCTACACACTCCGTGAAGATGTATCTTATAAGTTTACATCTGCGCTTCAGTTTGAAGTGGGTTCCCTTTTATCGTTTAGTCCTGCGAATAGTTTTGAGGACAGCAATATTTATGAATATGAACCCGTCGGCGCGGATATTGAGATAAGTGTTCCGATTGTTGAGAATGGAGAGGTGATTGGAGAAAGCGTAACAAGGCGACCGGCACGCTACGAAGTAACAGAATTGGAAGAGACACACTACGAGTTTGGACACGATTTTTACCGGACCGAAGGTTATCTACAAGCACGATATGATCCATTATCTTTCCTTTCAATAGCACTTGGGACTCGGTTAGATTACCTTAATTTAACTGAGCAACTCTCCGTTCAACCGCGCGGGAGCATAAGTCTCAAACTCCGCAGCGGTTTTAATCTTCGTTTTGCTTACGGACATTATGAACAGAGTCCTAAACCGTATCAGATACTATCAGAGAACGGAAACGCGGATTTGAAATCGAGTCTTACACGCCACTATATCATGGAAATAGAGCATGAACTCACCTCTCAGACGGAATTTAAGTTTGCTACCTATTACAAAGGTAGCCAGAAGTTAGTAACGGAAGATGAGGCTTCAACACCTTCCGAAGCGCAACCTGCTTCTACGGGTGGGAGATTGGCAACAGAGGCACAGGTTTCAAATTATCTCAATCAAGGGGTTGGGTATGTT includes these proteins:
- a CDS encoding TonB-dependent receptor codes for the protein MEKPLSILFLLMLTALPVFAQTGDIQGTVYQRGTEKPVAGADVRITETKQTQKTDENGVFRFTDLPEGTYTFVVTHPLESISTKISVSISSGDTTEVKIYLGDAVKLETIIVEGKRLPPTISRTEIRGSELLRIPGAANDALKGLTTLPSIGIPNDYFGVLYIRGSEPGSNLYYLDRTPLGYPFHWGGLLSTISSETIETIDIYAGGYGAEFGLDSQAVLDIHARDSIDERFDGKFNLNIFYSEGLLEGRIGEKGYVSVSGRRSYFDLIAGRIYESQTGETQQFPYFSDYQLKFVYPLTENHNLTLNAFAATDHFHVETEEQEEDDEMEIEDPFESSAFFKNGFNGQGIHLHSKFTENLTSNLSLTRSFNFLDIDLNAIVSETTVTGEHGELITKYKDSLEYNLKVSVPVYTLREDVSYKLTPTLQLEPGFLLAFSPANSTEHSSFPAFEEEVPDDETVSELMQTDPTKVTFDDDGTPRIRTTETRDYEFGHDLQRAEGYLQTRYDPLPALSVALGARVDYLDVIEQLSIQPRGSISIKLPIGSNLRFAYGHYEQSPQLSELLSENGNAALKSSLTRHYIMEIEHELSSRTEFKFATYYKDMQKLITLDDVSNYLNQGVGYVGGAELFLRHRVPDKFFGWISYAYTHAERRENPDVTYQPYLFDNTHIVSIVANYNFNPDFEIGAKWQYLSGTAEAPISSIVLIQDPVTRGLNPLFASFSRVLGAKLTPYHKLDLRISRKWNFMGMKVGGFIEILNVYNRKNTIEFIQNEGTFEVQGEEVTIEEHEVGTARQLPLLPYVGLTLEF
- a CDS encoding carboxypeptidase-like regulatory domain-containing protein; the encoded protein is MSTSVLAQTGDIQGTVYQRSTGKPLASADVRITETKHTQKTDKNGVFQFTELPEGTYTFVVTHPLETTPTSISVAISSGDTTEIKIYLGEAVKLETIVVEGKRLPPTISRKDIRGSELLRIPGAANDALKGLTTLPSIGIPNDYFGVLYIRGSEPGSNLYYLDRTPLGYPFHWGGLLSTISSETIERIDIYAGGYGAEFGLDSQAVLDIHARDSIKERLDGKFNLNILYSEGLLEGRIGDNGYISVSGRRSYFDFIVGPIIESQTGSEQQFPYFSDYQLKFAYPLTEKHHLTLNAFAATDHFDFQEGEIEDDIDAHFERATFYFKNGFNGQGIHLHSNFTDNFTSNFSFTRAFNFLNVDLKDPDVVSYELENGDFKLEDGKLVAEEIIYNSYDVKVKVPVYTLREDVSYKFTSALQFEVGSLLSFSPANSFEDSNIYEYEPVGADIEISVPIVENGEVIGESVTRRPARYEVTELEETHYEFGHDFYRTEGYLQARYDPLSFLSIALGTRLDYLNLTEQLSVQPRGSISLKLRSGFNLRFAYGHYEQSPKPYQILSENGNADLKSSLTRHYIMEIEHELTSQTEFKFATYYKGSQKLVTEDEASTPSEAQPASTGGRLATEAQVSNYLNQGVGYVGGVEVFLRHRIPDKFFGWISYAYTHAEQRDSPEVAYQPYLFDNTHIVSVVANYNFTSNFEIGAKWQYLSGTSEVPISSLVLIQDPLTRGLNPLLASLDEELTAELTPYHKLDFRISHKWNIRGMKIGGFLDILNVYNRKNTIKFSFKEATIEVQGEQVEIEEWESEEVSQLPRIIYLGLTLEF